CTTGGGCCGAACCACCGAAGGCCTTGAGCAACCGGGGAGAGAATGTTGCCCAACGTGGCGCTTGCACAGCGTGGCGGCTCAGGAGGAAAGTTGTTCGGACTGATAAAAGCCCGACCGTACAGCTCTACTCAAACAACTGTTCCATTTATTGACTTCCTCATTCTTGGGACGGTCAGTGGagttaatgaaaaaaaaacccaagaaGTTGTAtttacattcttttttttgtaaattatttttgaCTCTTTCTTGACATCATTCAAGGTTCGCACTGGTGGGATCTTTAAAAGACGGCTGTCTTGCAAAAGGTCGCACGTGGCTCCAAGGCACGGGCTGTCGGAAAGGGTACTGACGCAGCAGGACCAGAAGCCCTGGAGTTATGATTTCATAAACAAACCCGATTGCCCGTTCTGCGCGATTGCTTAAAGCTGTGgctagcaccaccaccaccaccacaacgaGCACTCTGCAGCCAGGCTGCGCGTAGACGCCGAACTTATGCTATCGTTCGCATGCTCGATTGCGCGGGATCCGGTTCATTGGTCGATGTGGGGCCGGCCCTATCAGGTTATTGGTGCACTTTTGTTTTGCCGTTCTGccgttggttttgtttcgctgGCCACGCCATACATACACTCCTTGCGTAATAATCGAAGCTGCAAGGAAATGCAAGGTTCGCTTGGTTTCGGCGGGGGGCCGGTTTGCACTGAATGCCGGATTGTGTTTAAATGAtcttgcgctttttttttgtttttcttcataaAATGGCAACTTCTCATGCACGGGCGAGCTTTAAAGGGGTTTGAATTATGCAAGGCGATTTTAAAGGATGCAAAATTTTATGAGCATCACGGTGCTCATTGCTGGGTGAATGCATTTCCACGATCGTGTGTATTGATTGTGTAAGCGATGAGCAGCTCTCAACACGTTTCTTAAATCATGTCAGCGAAGAAGCGAAACATCGTTTCGAAAgcgatttttgtttcttttgttggaATGTTAACAATTTGCGTAAAATAGTCAGCTTATATTTAACAAACGTCTGACTCTCGCTACAAATAAATCGTTCAACTAATGTCTGTAGCCTTCACATTCACCTGTACCGTTCCCGCGCGCGCTACGAAATCAACCCCAACGTCTTGTTGTGGGCGCCTTTCCATCATCCAACCGACTCCAACTAATCCAACCGAGCGGAAAACGATGCATCAGCAAGTAATTCGACAAACGGCTTCACGGCTCATACCACGCACCGTCTGGTCCGGCATTCACGCTTTTAGACGGTGTAGAATTTGCAACAGGAATTCCAATCAATCGGCGATCGATTGACATGGTCGTTACGATCACTAcgtttcaaacacacacacacacacacacacacacacacacacatggcatACGTAGACCGTAATCGAGCCTAAATATCACCCTGGCTCACTTCCTCACACTGCACTGCTGCCGATTCCATCATTAGGCCGGATTTTTCGGTAGGCCGGTCCCACTTgaagcagcaaaaaccaataccaTCTGATTATCGTTTCCCCGCATCGATTTTGTGTGCTGCCACACACAAGCCAAGAAATCGAGAAAATCGATCGCTTATTTTACGCCTAAATGGCGACCACAGTTCCGCACCGCGCAGAGCGTATACGATCAAAACAGTAGACTTCAATGCTGCGCGCTAATTAAAAGACACGAACCGAAGACACGAGGAAATTAGCTGCGCGcggaaacaaaagaaaaacccacACAGCCCAtggggtgtgagtgtgttgtgtgtgtgtgtgtgtgtgggtataaTAAGCTACAAAACGTGTGTTTCGTGTACCATCAGGGCCCCCAATAGTTAATCGATCCCGTGCAAGCGTTGCGCAATCATCCTTTCTTCATGGCGGCAGTATGTTCCGCCACCGAAGATAAATGACTTTCGgaagcgaaaacaaaacgagTTTTTGCCCTAGGTCGGGATAAACGATCGaacttttttttgcgtttcgttttgggatgtatgctttttttttttggtcggaGAAACATAAACGAAAGCCAACAATAAGTAAATCAAATCGATCCAACGATCTGATGAGGGAAAGAGCGCTTTTATAGGAAAAAAGGTACAACGCGTGTATACTGACATCGAAGTTGTTAGAGTTTTCTTTGCTAGTTTGCTTATCTGTACCCATATCCCTTGCAGCGAAAGTAACTTAATTTTAAAAGGCGATAGTGTATTGAACACATTCCAAAAAGCTTATGTTGCTTTTCTTCCATTCCTTGGAGAATTTATTCAATGctcctgcaaaaaaaaacctccactGAAGCAGTCCAATGGAGTAGTAGCGTTAAGTTCTTCGTCACACATCCTACGCCACACACATTCCTGGTACCGCAGCGCAGGGCCGATACAGCGCGAGAGTGGTTTATGCAACACGTTGCTACAATCTGTCGAACCGTGACTGCCACCGTAAATGCACGCCAGGTGAAAGGGAATTTCTTTACCGACACCACTTAAGCGTTCTCGCTGTCTGAATGGCAAGCAGGACTACTTTAGGGAATATGGAAGGATGCATGCTGGAACAAGCAAGCGTAATTTTGAGGGTTTataaaaaattgtaaaaatatgtGAATTGTTTATTGCATCCATTATTCTGTAAAGAAGCTGCTCACGATTTGTAGTACCGTTTGCTCAGTTCTCATCACAAGTCAGAGCAAATCCCATTAAATTGTAGGATGAATAATAGGGCTCACACAAATCGTGTCCAActtttcactttcattttcGCATTTGCGTTTAAAAAAAGCGAACTCTATTTCGACCCGTCCTCACGTCTGGTGTTGCATTTGTAAACAATAAGTAACAATTTGAATGACAATAGCACGCCGGACGACCGTATCGAAACCAAAAGCCGGTTCAATCTCGCTGCCAGCCTGGCGGGGTTTACACGTTTTCTTTCTTAGGCGCCGTTTTTTTGTCGGGCGAAAAGTGTCGCCGTGTGGCCGTGTCGACTGCCCTCGAAACGCGCCGCCTTTGGCACCTTAAAATGAGATGCAAATTGTATCGAATCGATGTAAAACGGGAAAGAGGGTTTTGCATCACCCTCGGCCCACGAAGAGACATCCATCTTCCGCTCTGGATTATAGACGAAAAGCAAAAGTAAGAAAACAACGAAGCATGACAGGGGAAAGCTGCAATTGCAGTGCCAACCATTTCCggtccacccccccccccctagcTCCGTCCTGCGAGACGAATGATGaataccaaaaaggaaaaaaattaaatcccGCGCCCCAAATCAATTCATTGCAAATCCGTATCGTGTCCCGTCCATGCATGCATGCAAAAGCAACTCCCATCTCCTGCTCTGCCGGGGGATCGGGGGACCGGGGAACTTTTTGACCTCCCCTCTCCCGTTCTGTGCCAGCGCCCGATGGCGCCCGGTCGTGCATGTTTGATTAGTGAACTTTCCAATTGGCCCGCAACAAAACGgtagaaagacaaaaaaaacctgatCAGACTATAGGAAGAAATATAGCCAAACAGTCCATTGCCCCTGACGTGTGTCCTGCCGCAGGTTAGGTGAGGGTGCCTTTGGGGTTGGCGTATTAAATGAACCGCTTTCCTTAAGCCCTGCGTGACAGTCTGCCATCGGTGTGTCATTGTTTCGTGACAttatggagtttttttttttttgctgctgtgatTATTAACAAAAGTCGCAGATCGAGACAGTGCGATTGGTTGCGATCGAAAGTGCATGAAAGAAAAGAGGGAGTAAATGTAGGCGATTCAATGAAACAGTTGCATCCAATGGCAAGCAAAAGTGCATTGGAAGCAAGGCGTTTCCACTTTTCCTTACAAATAATATCCCTTATGCAAATTGTTAAGAATCCATTAATTGTGTCATGAAATAGTTACATTAAACCATTTAGGACTCTCCTATAGCTTCGCTCTAAAGAACAAACGCTATCTAACCCCTTCTAATCATTCTCCCAATCCGGATCTCGAACCTCAAACGCTCTTCGGCAGGTGTTTTAAAGTGATGGTCATTTCTCAACCCCATCAAATATCCCCTTAATGACCATTCCTGGCAATCGTAAAGTTCATCGTGCCATTCTTTTATGGCCGGTAACATCGTTAAGCTTTTGCTGCCCACCGCCTTTTCCACTGACGAAAGGTCAAAACTCCCCGTTAGCCGTCAGGATGGTAAATAGAACTCACCCAGCGGGCGAATTCCAGCCTGCCATCATCATTGGATTAACGATATGGACTGCAAAATCTGATTGGCATGGGGCTGATCGCAAAAGTCAACACCATTAACAAAACAGGGAAACATAGAACTTACCGCCCCAACCGGCGCGATCTAAGCAGCTGGACGGATCTAAGCATTCGAAAACCTTTTACCAACCGTTTTAAGATCGCACGATAAGATCGCAAGCTGGGCGGCTGTTTGCTGGCCCCTTTTCTAGATCTACATCAACATGGAACGATCACGATCGATCGCATAAAGCGGAGCCCCCCCCCCGCAAAAGCACTCCACAAAACGGTTTATTACGACATAAATGTTGCAgcgactctttttttttcttccacacaATGCCCAGGCTGACGATGATTGCATATCATGTGCTCGTGTGCTCCAATTATCGATTTCCATCATTGCCCAAATTGCCCACAATTTGGCGGGGAGCCGATTGCCGAAACCGGCCATATACGAGCAGCTGGGAAACTGTGCGCTAACGCATGTCCAGTCCGCGGGTGATCGAGTTGACCAACTGACCTccgcccccctcccccctccccctccctcgGTTGGCTTTCTTTATTGCtgcatgtgtttttattttgttttctttatttgcTTGCCCGCGAATGCAATGCGGATGCGGAAACGGTTCAGCATGACGCGCGACTTGTCAATCGAtcagcttctttttttataagcAGCACTACACATGTTGTTGAGTTGCTATTTTAGAAGGGAGCCATGCGGCTGACCTTGCGAACAGTAATTGGGCGTTGTAAAATGGACACTCGCCGCTTTGATGGTTATGACTTTTGTGTGAAGGACATACCTCAATGGGGGaccccgttttttttctgttgatcCGACCGATCCTACCAACAAGGGCGGGGAAATTCCATGCAAAGAACGCCTTGTTTGATGTTCAGTTCCCCAGTCGCGCACGGTTGCAAGATGGCAAATGTTGgaagattgatttttttaacccATTTTTGCATCCGGGAGACAGTCGTCCAACGGTGCTTAAGCTTAACAGGAGGTTCCAGCTGCTCCAGCTCCAACTTAACAGCCTAGCAGTCAGCGAACCACACCATTAATCATAAAGAGTCGTTCAAGATAGCATCAAGCATCTGAGAAGCCTTTAGTAgtaataacacaaaaaagccacACTTAAGAAGACAAGCGAAAGAACACACCCGGAACTGCGAACGATCTGCACTCAACCGTCGAACCGGGGTGAAGGACACGAACTGTTTCCATGCAAAACAGTCAAGTTTACGGTGCGAGCTTTACGGTCACTCGCAACCAGAAAAGAAAGGCCCGGTGGGCCCACCCCGCTGAAGGAGAAGTCAATGGTCCCGGGTGGACCAATACCGGCGGTCAACGATACCGAACCGAATGATTTAATTGCGTTCCGAAAACCGGCTATTATTGCCCCAGAGCACGGTTACCCCGGATTGCGACACTGGCCAAGTTGCCGGACGATCCCGCTAGACCAGCTGCAGCTGTTGGTGCAATTAAAACTGGTACCATCGGGCGGCACACCACAGCCagttttcactttcacttcgATCTGCAACATCAtctaccgccgccgccgccgccgcctgcCAATGTATATCACGCACGCCTGGGTCCGGGTATCGGGAATCGATCTTCCAACGGCTTCCCAGTGCGGTGAGACAGCTGGTCCCGGGACAGGTTATGGAAATTGTTGCTTCCTCTGAATTATTGGATTATAAGCATGGGATATGATCCGTTTTATGGGCGTGTTTTTTTAGTGGATAATTAGTCTTTCTTATCAGGCAGTGCCAGCTAGTACACTAATTAGCTGGAAACACCGTTACAAAATGACCTCTTAGAACCCCGTGCTGTGCGATCAGCGCAGCAATTGACGAACATTAGAGTCATTAAACGCTTCCTCTAAACTTTCTCACTCTCCGCTGCCCCTCCCGCAACACGCCCTGCGCACGTGCACTTTCCAAGCATTGCGCACAATCTGCACGTTGCGCACCGAAACCGTTCCCTTTGGCGTACGGTCACGGTGTGCGACGCGAACGAAAAGTGAATGCACTTTCTCCGATGACAATCGATTCCTGAAACTGACGCGATTTGAACCCATTTTACCAACAACTCCCCGCTCCTCTCCCTACCAACCCTCCTTACGCTAACACACCCTTTCGTTTCGTGTTTCGTTCTCTCGCTCCTGCAGCTTCCCCTGGCGGGACTCATCACCCTAGCGACAGCCCAGTACGGTCCGGCCCCGCCGAGGCTGAACATCCCCGGCGCCATCCCGCTGCCGCCGATACGCGAGGAGCGGCTGCTCCCGCAGCAGTCACCGCAAGTAATACGCGTGCGGCGTCCGGGCGCGGTGCGCATCGCCGCCCCGAACGCCATCCACCACCAACTGCCGTCCGCCCTTCCCAAATTCCACGACATCCCGAGCACGGTCGAGCACAAGCCGGTGACCGAGGAGCCGGAGGACGACTTCCGACCCGCCTTCATCCCGCAGCTCCAAcaaccccaccaccaccaccatccctcGCCCGCGACCCTTGCCTCTCCGGCGGCGCCGTCCCCGGCCGCCTCCCCGGCCCTGCAGTTCCCGATCCCGGCGGACGAGCAGCCGAGCGAGCGCGACCGCGAACTACAGCAAAATGTTCTCTCTCGCTTCAATGCACAGGAAAACCGGCCGGCACCGATCCAGCGCGCCCAGATCCCGGAGCGCTTCTTCGCCACCGACAAGGAACCGGCCCGGTTCCCGGCCGAGCGGCcccagccgcagcagcagcagcagcagcccaccCCGAAGCAGTACCGGCCGGCACCGCAGCAGATTGCCCGCCCGGCACCGATCGCAGCGCCGCAGCAGTCgttccgccagcagcagcacttccAGGACGAGGACCGCCGGCCCGCCCCGCACCAGCAGGCGGCCCGCCCGCACACGCAGCAGGACCAGGACCGGCAGCGCAAGCCGGTCGCGCAGATCCTGCGCAAGTGGCGCGAGGAGCACGAGGACGGTTCGATTACCTGGGGCTTCGAGAACGATGACGGCTCGTTCAAGGAGGAAACGATCGGCATCGACTGCGTCACCCGGTAAGTGACTGAATGGCTGACGGTCAGCCACAGTGTACTAAtgctcttccttttttttgtgcagcggCCGCTACGGATACGTCGACCCGGACGGCGAGAAGCGTGAGTACACGTACGAAACCGGCATCCAGTGCGACCCGAACCAGcgggacgaggacgacgaggacaACCTGGAGGTGGACTACCAGGAGAACAAGGCCGTCCTGCCGAACGGTGTGCGGCTCGATCTGAACAACATGGGCAAGAAGCAGTCCAAGCGACCGggtggccagcagcagcagcagcagcagcagtactaTCGTAACTAGAGTTAAGCGCGACCATGCTGTGACCGGTCACACCACATCCTCAAACCCTTTCTCTTTGGTGTAATCGAGCGTGCGATAATAAAGCTAAAATTCGAATGTAGGAAAAGTCGTATTTATTATAATCAGCGCTCGCGTTTGTCGCTGGCAAAGGGGGAACACTCTCTTACATGCAGTTCGTTTGCTTTTCTAAgattaaattcaatcaaagggagcacacacacacactcaaatcTGAAGAAGCGACAGATGAAATAAAGTTTTCCATTTCAGTGTGTGCGATGGAAAATCATTCACTTAAAATGTAAAACTACACACTGTGTTTTAGCACTTCTCCAGATttctacacaaaaaaaaagcaatcgtCCCTTCCTTAAAAAAGCCTGTGCTCGTTTGTGGCAGATTTGGTTCTCTGGTCGTTCAGCAGCTCAAAGGGGAGAAGAATCCTTTCACGCGTACATTTCGCACGTGCACATGCTGCCCTAGTACGGTCGCTGGCGTCGGGGCGGTGGGACCCGGTTTGGAGGCGTTATGTTAATGTCCATGAAGTCTCCGATCGTAAACTTGGCCTGGGCGAGGGTTTTCGAGTCGTCCGCCCCCTTCTGGCCAGAGCAGGTGACGCCGATCTCGCGCATTCGGTACATCGATCCACGTTCCGGGTAAACGATGGCAAAGTCGAAGTACGTGCCCTTGCGCCGCGTCTCCGGGTTTACGTCCCGCACGAGCGTCGTCAGTTCGCGTAACGTTGCGTCCATCCAGGTGTAGATCTGTAGCTCGTTCGAGGGCACATTGCCGTACGAGTACTCGTTGGTGGAATGATGGCGTCCGGTGGAGCAAAACACTCGCAGCAACAGTGGACAGGTCTAGGCGTGTTGGGTCGGGAAGGTGTTGCAGACGCATCAGTACTCCGATATCCGAAGGATTAATAAAGAATTACACCTACCTTTTCTCGGTCGACCGATTTCATCGgctgttgtttttcttccactaTCATCGATTCTAAACCGGCCATGATGTTTGCGCCCTTTTTTGTGATGGAAATACACGCCGATGTACGAAAACGAAGCAACGAAGACGCGTAAGTTATCGCACAGGCAAATGTCTTCTGGCGAGGGGTACTATTATCACGATGGCGTAAATTCCAAGCACGCTTTTCGGCAGCAGTCGACTGGTTTTAGTTGTTGGCTTTAGTTTacaaatttacaaaacaaatgtGCAGAAGATACCGCAAAAGAGACCTATGAGCAAATGTCAAACATTCAGAGGGAAGCCGCCGAACGAGGTAGCTGCAACCAAGATGGCCGACACTCTAGTAACCTTGTGGTACTCGACGGCCGAGCAACATTTGAAATGCGTTTAACGGACTTTGCTTTATTTCGATATTTTAATTTGCACAGCATGCGCATAGTATGAGattgcataaaaaatataataatacgATAAGCACAAATTCGCTTTACTCTTGATTAGTAATATGAAAGGGGTCTGCCACCGCCGTTGTTGCAAACGCCCTACTGCTTCAGCGCCGCCTTCAGCTCGTTCAGCAGCATCGATCCGACGACCAACTTTTCGCAGTTCACGGTCAATGAGTATGCGTTTTTACCGTCGGACGTGCTGCTTCGCTCCAGCACAACGAGCACCAAACTTTTGGAGCTCATCGTTTGTCCAGCGAAAAGCAATCGCTTGACGGAATCGTCCTTCCCATCATCGACTGGTACGCACGCCACATTGCTCGCCTCAAACACGGCCCGATGCAAACTCTTATCGTCCGGGGAAAGGGCATCACGGAGCTGCAGCGTGCAGGAATGTTCCGTCATGCCACGAAGCTTGGCCCGCTCGCTGTCGAACGTACTCTCCGCGATGGTTACCGATCGTACCATCTCGCCGACCGGAGCCTTCAGCGTTACCGTGCTCGAGCCGCTCGCTGAACAGATTTCCAGCCGCACGGGCTGGGTAGAATCGTTAAAGTCCACGCCCAGCATTCCCGTCACGCTCTGTCCGGGATTCAGCCTACCGATCGGGGCGA
This is a stretch of genomic DNA from Anopheles merus strain MAF chromosome 2R, AmerM5.1, whole genome shotgun sequence. It encodes these proteins:
- the LOC121587748 gene encoding histone deacetylase complex subunit SAP18, whose product is MAGLESMIVEEKQQPMKSVDREKTCPLLLRVFCSTGRHHSTNEYSYGNVPSNELQIYTWMDATLRELTTLVRDVNPETRRKGTYFDFAIVYPERGSMYRMREIGVTCSGQKGADDSKTLAQAKFTIGDFMDINITPPNRVPPPRRQRPY
- the LOC121587730 gene encoding probable serine/threonine-protein kinase samkC, whose amino-acid sequence is MKYTLALLPLAGLITLATAQYGPAPPRLNIPGAIPLPPIREERLLPQQSPQVIRVRRPGAVRIAAPNAIHHQLPSALPKFHDIPSTVEHKPVTEEPEDDFRPAFIPQLQQPHHHHHPSPATLASPAAPSPAASPALQFPIPADEQPSERDRELQQNVLSRFNAQENRPAPIQRAQIPERFFATDKEPARFPAERPQPQQQQQQPTPKQYRPAPQQIARPAPIAAPQQSFRQQQHFQDEDRRPAPHQQAARPHTQQDQDRQRKPVAQILRKWREEHEDGSITWGFENDDGSFKEETIGIDCVTRGRYGYVDPDGEKREYTYETGIQCDPNQRDEDDEDNLEVDYQENKAVLPNGVRLDLNNMGKKQSKRPGGQQQQQQQQYYRN